One Lytechinus pictus isolate F3 Inbred chromosome 12, Lp3.0, whole genome shotgun sequence genomic region harbors:
- the LOC129272781 gene encoding ubiquitin domain-containing protein 2-like, with protein MGGCFSTSHDGTSGRGENADGTVGSMPIGRNQPLKPEKPKWKSDVPLTTGQLQSKRDEFWETAPAYEGRKEIWDALRGAASALESGDFVLSQAIIDGANISCPNGALTDCYDELGNRYTLPVYTLSAPVNMVEETSDIDVIDPEPPAEGGTELTVKFRLSSGKELKLNVRSTDTIYQVKKRIHGMENVEPSRQRFFFSGKLLTDKTRVEEARLAKGFVVQVILSQPNPAPVDG; from the exons ATGGGAGGTTGTTTTAGCACCTCGCATGATGGGACAAGTGGAAGAGGGGAAAATGCAGACGGTACAGTTGGTTCAA TGCCCATTGGCCGAAATCAGCCCCTGAAACCAGAGAAACCAAAATGGAAAAGTGACGTTCCACTCACCACAGGGCAACTACAAAGCAAGCGAGATGAGTTCTGGGAAACAGCGCCAGCCTACGAGGGCAGGAAAGAGATCTGGGATGCCCTCCGGGGAGCGGCGTCTGCGTTGGAGTCTggagattttgttttatcacaaGCCATCATTGATGGTGCCAATATATCATGCCCCAATG GTGCCCTGACAGATTGTTACGATGAGCTTGGGAACCGGTACACCCTCCCTGTTTACACACTAAGCGCGCCTGTCAACATGGTAGAGGAAACAAGTGACATTGACGTGATTGACCCTGAGCCACCAGCAGAGGGCGGCACTGAACTTACGGTCAAATTCCGCCTTTCGTCCGGTAAGGAACTCAAATTGAATGTTCGGTCGACAGACACGATATACCAAGTTAAGAAGCGTATCCACGGGATGGAGAACGTTGAGCCGTCGCGCCAACGCTTCTTCTTCAGCGGAAAACTGCTTACGGACAAAACACGAGTGGAGGAGGCGAGATTAGCGAAAGGATTCGTTGTTCAGGTTATACTAAGCCAGCCAAATCCAGCACCAGTCGATGGTTAG